Proteins co-encoded in one Trueperella abortisuis genomic window:
- a CDS encoding ROK family protein, translating into MAKNPAVSTDLLDTAYGMIKSGVARRRSDLVHSMGISSSTASNVARSLIEQELIKEIESNRSTGGRPAKILISIDTAEVVAVAEVGAHHLRFGIMDSIHPMREPQEIVFDSPSAPEKVMATLVERWNQLREEHFAERKIGAIGLSVASPVEAITRKLVLPARMPGWHGADLCGILNEMTGLPVWVENDTRACAVGELPYVSADSYIYVKAGTGIGGAVVINGELYQGAGGFAGDISHARVDPNLNNLCACGRSGCLEAVASGAVIRERALSAGLDLGDRPIVDAVLNDMPEINPYVRQSGELIGRALGPIVNFINPGAIYVGGSLAQLGVFMSSLRASVFDTASSTASQDLIIDIAPNGANAPLMGVAREAFKLVGSNTTHLKYRPRRHE; encoded by the coding sequence GTGGCGAAGAATCCTGCGGTAAGCACTGACTTGCTAGACACCGCATACGGAATGATCAAGTCTGGCGTCGCCCGGCGTCGATCGGATTTGGTGCACTCGATGGGGATTTCGTCGTCGACGGCGTCGAACGTCGCCCGCAGCCTCATCGAACAGGAGCTGATTAAGGAAATAGAATCGAACAGGTCCACCGGCGGGCGTCCGGCGAAGATCCTCATCTCAATCGACACCGCAGAGGTGGTGGCCGTGGCTGAGGTCGGCGCCCACCACCTGCGCTTCGGCATCATGGACTCCATCCACCCGATGCGAGAACCGCAAGAGATCGTCTTCGATTCCCCCTCGGCGCCCGAAAAGGTGATGGCCACCCTGGTCGAACGTTGGAATCAGCTACGCGAGGAGCACTTCGCGGAGCGCAAGATCGGCGCGATCGGTCTGTCCGTGGCCAGCCCGGTGGAGGCGATCACGCGCAAGCTCGTCCTGCCCGCCCGCATGCCCGGCTGGCACGGGGCGGACCTGTGCGGGATCCTCAACGAGATGACGGGCCTGCCCGTATGGGTGGAAAACGACACGCGCGCATGCGCGGTGGGGGAGCTACCCTACGTGTCCGCCGATTCATACATCTACGTTAAGGCGGGCACCGGCATCGGCGGGGCGGTGGTCATCAACGGGGAGCTCTACCAGGGCGCGGGCGGCTTCGCGGGGGACATCAGCCACGCGCGGGTCGATCCCAACCTCAACAACCTGTGCGCCTGCGGGCGCAGCGGGTGCCTGGAGGCGGTGGCCTCGGGTGCCGTGATCCGCGAGCGGGCGCTGAGTGCGGGCCTCGACCTCGGCGACCGCCCGATCGTCGACGCCGTCCTCAACGACATGCCAGAAATCAACCCGTACGTGCGCCAGTCGGGGGAGCTGATTGGTCGGGCTTTGGGGCCGATCGTCAACTTCATCAACCCCGGCGCGATCTACGTGGGAGGTTCGCTCGCTCAGCTGGGCGTGTTCATGAGCTCCCTGCGCGCCTCGGTGTTTGACACTGCCAGCTCCACCGCCAGCCAGGATCTCATCATTGACATCGCGCCCAACGGCGCGAACGCCCCGCTCATGGGCGTGGCGCGGGAGGCGTTCAAGCTTGTCGGATCCAACACTACCCATCTGAAGTATCGACCTAGGAGGCATGAATGA
- a CDS encoding ROK family protein, with protein sequence MMRVGIDVGGTKIAVGLVDGGNILAKERFASYPGASQSTIADMAREVEALVSAHGLGLDQIEGVGVGFAGTVDSGAGVVRTSANLRWTDVDVRTPLSSALGLPVRLVNDADAAAWAEYRFGAARGYDSVVAITVGTGIGGALIFGDRVLEGRHGLAGELGHFTYEPGGLPCGCGRVGCWEQYCSGSRMNALAAERLPATNGLATARDVDPLAHAGDPVALGIFEEIGTALGAGMASLGMIFDPDLFLIGGGVSESGELLLEPTRREYTRQMGLGGFPCAKIVAASLGNDAGIIGAADLGAAAG encoded by the coding sequence ATGATGCGCGTGGGAATCGACGTCGGCGGCACGAAGATAGCCGTCGGCCTCGTTGACGGTGGAAACATCCTGGCCAAGGAAAGGTTCGCCTCGTATCCGGGGGCGTCGCAGTCAACGATCGCCGACATGGCCCGCGAGGTTGAGGCCCTCGTCAGCGCGCACGGCCTCGGCCTTGACCAGATCGAGGGCGTGGGCGTGGGCTTCGCCGGCACGGTGGACTCGGGCGCCGGCGTCGTGCGCACCTCGGCCAACCTGCGTTGGACGGACGTGGACGTCCGCACGCCGCTGTCCTCAGCGCTCGGGCTTCCCGTCCGCCTCGTCAACGACGCCGACGCCGCGGCCTGGGCCGAATACCGCTTTGGCGCGGCGCGAGGGTATGACTCGGTGGTGGCCATTACGGTGGGCACCGGGATCGGGGGCGCGCTGATCTTCGGCGATCGGGTGCTCGAGGGCAGGCATGGCCTGGCTGGCGAGCTTGGGCACTTCACCTACGAGCCGGGCGGGCTGCCGTGCGGGTGCGGGCGCGTGGGTTGTTGGGAGCAGTACTGCTCGGGTAGCCGGATGAACGCGCTCGCGGCTGAGCGTCTGCCGGCCACAAACGGGCTGGCCACGGCCCGCGACGTCGATCCGCTGGCGCACGCGGGGGACCCGGTGGCGCTGGGGATCTTTGAGGAGATCGGCACGGCGCTGGGCGCGGGCATGGCCTCGCTTGGCATGATCTTCGACCCGGACCTCTTCCTTATTGGTGGTGGGGTGTCCGAATCTGGAGAGCTGCTGCTGGAGCCGACGCGCCGGGAGTACACCCGTCAGATGGGCTTGGGCGGCTTCCCGTGTGCGAAGATCGTCGCGGCCTCCCTGGGCAACGATGCGGGGATTATCGGCGCGGCCGACCTCGGCGCGGCCGCGGGGTGA
- a CDS encoding ABC transporter ATP-binding protein encodes MDTLLSIEDLSVRIPRRKDEVQPLSGVNLTVGRGQTLGIVGESGSGKTMTALALMGLLPSNGYVSSGQITLDGKALVGMDDAELRRLRGTEVGMIFQDPMTSLNPTMTIGDQIGEPLRVHRSASKKEADEAAIDIMRRVGMPRPDKIVGDYPHQLSGGMRQRAMIAMALICRPKLLIADEPTTALDVTTQMQILDLIDDVKDEFGSSVILVTHDLAVVAGRADSVAVMYSGRVMEQAPSRELFTSPRHQYTRALLAALPERAHSADAELYSIPGSPPEITEEVTGCPFAPRCAFAQDVCHTVTPTLGEGSHKVACHFPGGEPLTNELRSVAHNDALDESKPILQVSHVSRNFPAYGGSLVRRKIGTVSAVADVSLTIYEGEVFGLVGESGCGKSTLGRLIAGLDDVSEGEIEVGGVRISGLRGKERKKFHAQVQMMFQDSAAAMDPRMRVDEIILEPLNIQKVGTRAQRHDRVAALVEQIGLPRDALSRYPHEFSGGQLQRIGLARALALNPRLIVCDEPVSALDVSVQAQVLNEMRALQQRYSLAYVFISHDLSVVQYMSDRIAVMYLGKIVEYGDADSVARRPLHPYTKGLVDAVPRIEDAFTEEVTRLKIDGETPSAMDPPSGCRFRTRCPFAQDICAAQEPALRKLRTGQGGDQLGGDQFVACHFPLVDGVQARVASAAG; translated from the coding sequence ATGGATACCCTGCTGTCAATCGAGGACCTCTCGGTTCGCATCCCCCGCCGAAAGGACGAGGTCCAGCCGCTGTCCGGCGTCAACCTGACCGTCGGACGCGGGCAGACCCTCGGCATCGTCGGCGAATCCGGCTCCGGCAAAACCATGACGGCGCTCGCCCTCATGGGCCTCCTGCCCTCCAACGGGTACGTCTCCTCCGGGCAGATCACCCTGGACGGCAAGGCGCTTGTGGGGATGGACGACGCCGAGTTGCGCCGCCTGCGTGGCACCGAAGTGGGCATGATCTTCCAAGATCCCATGACCTCCCTCAACCCCACGATGACCATCGGCGACCAGATCGGCGAACCGCTGCGCGTCCACCGCTCGGCGTCGAAGAAGGAGGCCGACGAGGCAGCCATCGACATCATGCGGCGCGTGGGGATGCCCCGCCCCGACAAGATCGTCGGCGACTACCCCCACCAGCTCTCCGGCGGCATGCGCCAGCGCGCGATGATCGCCATGGCCCTCATTTGCCGGCCCAAGCTCCTCATCGCCGACGAACCGACCACCGCCCTCGACGTCACCACCCAGATGCAGATCCTCGACCTCATCGACGACGTCAAGGACGAGTTCGGCTCCTCCGTCATCCTCGTCACCCACGACCTCGCAGTGGTAGCCGGGCGAGCGGACTCCGTGGCCGTCATGTACTCGGGGCGCGTGATGGAGCAGGCCCCCTCGCGCGAGCTATTCACCAGCCCGCGCCACCAGTACACGCGCGCCCTGCTCGCCGCGCTACCCGAGCGCGCCCACAGCGCCGACGCCGAGCTGTACTCGATCCCCGGCTCCCCGCCGGAGATCACCGAGGAGGTCACCGGGTGCCCGTTCGCACCGCGTTGCGCCTTCGCCCAGGACGTCTGCCACACCGTGACACCGACGCTCGGGGAGGGGAGCCACAAGGTGGCCTGCCACTTCCCCGGCGGCGAGCCGCTCACCAACGAGCTACGGTCCGTGGCACACAACGACGCCCTCGATGAGAGCAAGCCCATCCTTCAGGTCAGCCACGTCTCGCGCAACTTCCCCGCCTACGGCGGCTCGCTCGTGCGGCGCAAGATCGGCACCGTCTCGGCCGTCGCCGACGTCTCCCTGACCATCTACGAAGGCGAGGTCTTCGGGCTGGTCGGCGAATCCGGGTGCGGCAAGTCCACGCTCGGCCGGCTCATCGCCGGGCTCGACGACGTCTCCGAAGGCGAGATCGAGGTGGGCGGCGTGCGCATCTCCGGCCTGCGCGGTAAGGAGCGGAAGAAGTTCCACGCCCAGGTCCAGATGATGTTCCAGGACTCCGCCGCCGCGATGGATCCACGCATGCGGGTGGACGAGATCATCCTCGAGCCGCTCAACATCCAAAAGGTGGGCACCCGCGCCCAGCGCCACGACCGGGTGGCCGCCCTCGTGGAGCAGATCGGCCTTCCACGCGACGCCCTTTCCCGCTACCCGCACGAATTCTCCGGCGGCCAGCTCCAGCGCATCGGGCTCGCCCGCGCCCTCGCGCTTAACCCGCGGCTGATCGTGTGCGACGAGCCGGTCTCCGCCCTCGACGTCTCCGTTCAGGCTCAGGTACTTAACGAGATGCGGGCCCTGCAACAGCGCTACTCGCTGGCCTACGTGTTCATCAGCCACGACCTGTCGGTGGTCCAGTACATGTCCGACCGCATCGCCGTCATGTATCTGGGCAAGATCGTCGAGTACGGCGACGCCGACAGCGTCGCCCGCCGCCCACTCCACCCATACACGAAGGGGCTGGTGGACGCCGTCCCCCGCATCGAGGACGCCTTCACCGAGGAGGTCACCCGCCTCAAGATCGACGGCGAGACCCCCTCCGCGATGGATCCGCCCAGCGGTTGCCGCTTCCGCACCCGCTGCCCCTTCGCCCAGGACATCTGCGCGGCGCAGGAGCCGGCACTTCGGAAGCTTCGCACCGGGCAGGGCGGCGACCAGCTTGGCGGCGACCAGTTTGTGGCCTGCCACTTCCCGCTGGTGGACGGCGTGCAGGCACGGGTCGCGTCGGCTGCCGGGTGA
- a CDS encoding ABC transporter permease, giving the protein MSEPINDAVAGAPASSRSSGSAGGGSGAAAVVVGDATHARRQLGIGRQGIAVFFENKLAVLGLCLVVALILFSFVGPLIYHTDQVHTDLAHAYLAPGELGHPLGTDSVGYDQLGRLMLGGQTSLIVGLCAGLLATAFGTLWGAAAGFIGGWVDAVMMRLVDALMSIPALFLFMLIATIITPTVPLLVLVISAFAWLNPARMVRGDSIALRSREFILAMKGMGGSSGRAVRTHIVRNSIGTVIVNATFQVADAVLYVAYLSFLGLGVPPPAANWGGMLSSGLSEVYSGNWWLILPPGIAIIVLVLAFNFVGDGLRDAFEVRLRKR; this is encoded by the coding sequence ATGAGTGAGCCCATCAACGACGCCGTCGCCGGCGCCCCTGCCTCAAGCCGCAGTTCCGGCTCCGCTGGAGGCGGATCCGGCGCTGCCGCCGTCGTCGTCGGCGACGCCACGCACGCCCGGCGCCAACTCGGCATCGGACGCCAAGGCATAGCCGTCTTCTTCGAAAACAAGCTCGCCGTCCTCGGCCTGTGCCTCGTCGTCGCCCTCATTCTCTTTTCATTCGTCGGCCCCCTGATCTACCACACCGATCAGGTCCACACCGACCTCGCCCACGCCTACCTCGCCCCTGGCGAGCTCGGCCACCCACTCGGCACCGACTCCGTCGGCTACGACCAGCTCGGCCGCCTCATGCTCGGCGGACAGACCTCCCTCATCGTGGGCCTGTGCGCCGGCCTGCTCGCCACCGCCTTCGGCACCCTCTGGGGAGCCGCGGCAGGCTTCATCGGCGGCTGGGTCGACGCCGTCATGATGCGCCTCGTCGACGCCCTCATGTCGATCCCCGCGCTATTCCTGTTCATGCTGATCGCCACGATCATCACCCCCACTGTCCCGCTACTCGTGCTCGTCATCTCCGCGTTCGCGTGGCTCAACCCGGCGCGCATGGTCCGCGGCGACTCCATCGCGTTGCGCTCGCGCGAGTTCATCCTCGCCATGAAGGGCATGGGCGGCTCATCGGGGCGGGCCGTGCGCACCCACATCGTGCGCAACTCCATCGGCACCGTCATCGTCAACGCCACCTTCCAGGTCGCCGACGCCGTCCTGTACGTCGCCTACCTATCCTTCCTCGGACTGGGTGTTCCGCCGCCCGCGGCCAACTGGGGCGGCATGCTCTCCTCCGGCCTGTCCGAGGTCTACTCGGGCAACTGGTGGCTCATCCTGCCCCCAGGTATCGCGATCATCGTCCTGGTACTTGCCTTCAACTTCGTCGGCGACGGCCTGCGTGACGCCTTCGAAGTGCGCTTGCGGAAGAGGTAG
- a CDS encoding ABC transporter permease, with protein MWRYILQRLGQAFAVMLIVTFLTFLLLHLLPGGAARSALGLDATPAQIEAYNAQMGYDQPFLTQFGLYVQRLLSGDLGYSFQLNQPVADVILQRLPKTILLSLLATTLAVVIAVPLGAIQAVYRNTKVDYAITGVALLAYATPLFFLGIIFIVVFSQWWPILPPQAPQGFTVAEILSQWKGLILPVVTLAVVALAAFTRYVRSTMVDNLNENYIRTAKAKGLSPSRVTIRHALRNSLFPVITLLGMYIPALFSGALVVEQLFNYPGMGLMFWQATQTRDYPILLASTLIVSLATVIGALIADILYAVADPRVRLSGGDQ; from the coding sequence ATGTGGCGATACATTCTTCAACGGCTCGGCCAGGCATTCGCGGTCATGCTCATCGTGACCTTCTTGACCTTCCTCCTTCTTCACCTTCTTCCCGGCGGCGCCGCCCGATCCGCGCTCGGCCTGGATGCCACGCCGGCACAGATCGAGGCTTACAACGCGCAGATGGGCTACGACCAGCCCTTCCTCACACAGTTCGGCCTCTACGTCCAGCGCCTCCTGAGCGGCGACCTCGGCTACTCCTTCCAGCTCAACCAACCGGTAGCCGACGTCATCCTCCAGCGCCTGCCCAAGACCATCCTGCTGAGCCTTCTCGCCACCACCCTCGCCGTCGTCATCGCCGTCCCCCTCGGCGCCATCCAGGCCGTCTACCGCAACACCAAGGTCGACTACGCCATCACCGGCGTCGCGCTCCTGGCCTACGCCACCCCGCTGTTCTTCCTCGGCATCATCTTCATCGTGGTCTTCTCCCAGTGGTGGCCGATCCTTCCCCCGCAAGCCCCGCAAGGCTTCACCGTCGCCGAGATCCTCAGCCAATGGAAGGGCCTCATCCTGCCGGTGGTGACCCTCGCCGTCGTCGCCCTCGCCGCGTTCACGCGCTACGTGCGCTCCACGATGGTCGACAACCTCAACGAGAACTACATCCGCACGGCCAAGGCCAAAGGCCTTTCCCCCTCCCGCGTGACCATCCGCCACGCTCTGCGTAACTCCCTCTTCCCCGTCATCACGCTACTGGGCATGTACATCCCCGCCCTCTTCTCCGGCGCGCTCGTGGTCGAACAGCTCTTCAACTATCCCGGCATGGGTCTCATGTTCTGGCAGGCCACCCAGACCCGCGACTACCCCATCCTCCTAGCCTCCACTCTCATCGTTTCCCTCGCCACCGTGATCGGCGCCCTCATCGCCGACATCCTCTACGCCGTGGCCGATCCCCGCGTCCGACTTTCCGGAGGTGACCAATGA
- a CDS encoding peptide ABC transporter substrate-binding protein → MTRASRRASIVATVAGLALLLSACGSGSSSTPSGATNPSGSAAGDGSTVTVAMDTPTWIFPISAPGKTQGENAIFIDMLYPSMYSFTLDGEHPFNIDEKRSIANIPEISDDGLTYTITLKDRTWSDGEKLTTKDIDFWYNLVLNNKAEWASYREGGFPDNVTSFKIVDDKTFTITTTEPFSGGYFVGNQLNSVRPMPAHAWAKTSDDGEIVDFTDPQNAKDIYAYLRAAAEDPANYASNALWQTVSGPWKLTSYTPSGAVELVANDSYDGPDPATFSHVIYKPFTSDDAEFNTLRAGGIDYGYIPAGNISQQDYIEGQGYTVSPWYGWSITYMPFNFNHPKSGPIFAQKYVRQAMQQLIDQETISKVIWKGMAAPTCGPVPQEPGAAGTTEGCAYSFNPDAARKLLEDHGWAINPDGVTTCEKPGTGADQCGEGIEAGAEMRFTLISQSGFTATHDMMAELKSQFGKLGIVLEIQEVPDSVAVSQVCKKDDPNCEWDLSFFGSEGSWYYPPFASGQRLFATGAPVNLGAYSNPEADKLIDATLVSSDESAMKDYNDFLAEDLPVLWMPNPVNRVSAYKSDISGIDPQDPMLGMYPQDWTRK, encoded by the coding sequence ATGACCCGCGCATCACGGCGAGCTAGCATCGTCGCCACCGTGGCAGGCCTCGCCCTGCTCCTGTCCGCCTGCGGCAGTGGAAGCTCGTCCACGCCCTCAGGCGCCACCAATCCATCAGGCTCCGCCGCCGGTGACGGGTCGACCGTCACCGTCGCCATGGACACCCCCACGTGGATCTTCCCCATCTCCGCCCCCGGCAAGACCCAGGGCGAAAACGCCATCTTCATCGACATGCTCTACCCCTCGATGTACTCCTTCACCCTCGACGGCGAGCACCCCTTCAACATCGACGAAAAGCGCTCCATCGCCAACATCCCCGAGATCAGCGACGACGGGCTGACCTACACCATCACCCTCAAGGATCGCACCTGGTCCGACGGCGAAAAGCTCACCACCAAGGACATCGACTTCTGGTACAACCTCGTCCTCAACAACAAGGCGGAATGGGCCTCCTACCGCGAAGGCGGCTTCCCCGACAACGTCACCAGCTTCAAGATCGTTGACGACAAGACCTTCACCATCACCACCACCGAACCCTTCTCCGGCGGCTACTTCGTGGGCAACCAGCTCAACTCCGTGCGGCCCATGCCCGCACACGCCTGGGCCAAGACTTCCGACGACGGCGAGATCGTCGACTTCACCGATCCGCAAAACGCCAAGGACATCTACGCCTACCTGCGTGCCGCCGCGGAGGATCCGGCCAACTACGCCAGCAACGCCCTGTGGCAGACCGTCTCCGGGCCCTGGAAGCTCACCTCCTACACCCCGTCCGGCGCGGTCGAGCTCGTCGCCAACGACTCCTACGACGGGCCCGACCCGGCCACCTTCAGCCACGTCATCTACAAGCCCTTCACCTCCGACGACGCCGAGTTCAACACCCTGCGCGCCGGCGGCATCGACTACGGTTACATCCCCGCCGGCAACATCTCCCAGCAGGACTACATCGAAGGCCAGGGCTACACCGTCTCCCCGTGGTACGGCTGGTCCATCACCTACATGCCGTTCAACTTCAACCACCCCAAGTCCGGGCCGATCTTCGCCCAGAAGTACGTGCGCCAAGCCATGCAGCAACTGATTGACCAGGAGACCATCTCCAAGGTCATCTGGAAGGGCATGGCGGCCCCCACCTGCGGGCCCGTCCCGCAGGAGCCCGGCGCCGCCGGCACCACCGAGGGCTGCGCCTACTCCTTCAACCCCGACGCCGCCCGAAAGCTGCTCGAAGATCACGGCTGGGCCATCAACCCCGACGGCGTGACCACCTGTGAAAAGCCCGGCACCGGCGCCGACCAGTGCGGCGAAGGAATCGAGGCCGGCGCAGAAATGCGCTTCACCCTCATCTCCCAGTCCGGCTTCACCGCCACCCACGACATGATGGCGGAACTGAAGTCCCAGTTCGGCAAGCTCGGCATCGTGCTGGAGATCCAGGAGGTTCCCGACTCGGTGGCCGTCTCGCAGGTGTGCAAGAAGGACGACCCCAACTGCGAATGGGATCTATCCTTCTTCGGCTCCGAAGGCTCCTGGTACTACCCGCCCTTCGCCTCGGGCCAGCGCCTGTTCGCCACCGGCGCGCCGGTAAACCTCGGCGCCTACTCCAACCCGGAGGCGGATAAGCTCATCGACGCCACCCTCGTCTCCTCCGACGAGTCGGCAATGAAGGACTACAACGACTTCCTCGCCGAAGACCTGCCCGTCCTGTGGATGCCGAATCCGGTCAACCGGGTCTCCGCCTACAAGTCGGATATCTCCGGCATCGATCCGCAAGATCCGATGCTCGGCATGTACCCCCAAGATTGGACACGTAAGTAA
- a CDS encoding ROK family transcriptional regulator, with translation MASEQGFATVSPDLLESAYRLIRAGAAKNRSDLSEKLGVSSSTASNIARSLVSQERVREVEPASHARGRRSTQLESIAPPVLVAAAEIGTSHVRYALSDRVGPIVEAQEAPIDLTPGPRPVLERLVDLWRELRDREFPGADILAAGIAVPGPVDASTRRIVLPSRMPGWHDADVRAIVAELADMDCVVENDARAAALGEASVRGPEHQPLLYIKAGSGIGGALVIDGKIYTGGMGIAGDVSHARVVEDSPFVCGCGKSGCLETVASGAAIRRDAAPFMELGSMAELVEAGQNQFPQITQLIRNSGMLVGKALGPLISFVNPCDVVVGGAMSELTAFMNAFRVSLLGSAVPMATERLRIEAASLGANSALTGIARSAHDLVVSAPVQ, from the coding sequence ATGGCTAGCGAACAGGGTTTTGCTACTGTGAGCCCCGATCTGCTTGAGTCCGCCTACCGGCTCATTCGCGCAGGCGCGGCCAAGAACCGTTCAGACTTGAGCGAGAAGCTCGGCGTGTCGTCGTCCACGGCGTCGAACATCGCCCGCTCGCTGGTCAGCCAGGAGCGCGTGCGCGAGGTCGAACCCGCCTCCCACGCTCGCGGCAGGCGCTCCACCCAGCTGGAGAGCATCGCCCCGCCCGTGCTCGTCGCGGCCGCGGAAATCGGCACGAGCCACGTCCGCTACGCGCTCTCCGATCGCGTCGGCCCGATCGTGGAGGCCCAGGAGGCGCCGATCGACCTCACCCCCGGACCGCGTCCGGTCCTCGAACGCCTGGTGGACCTGTGGCGCGAGCTGCGCGACCGCGAGTTTCCCGGCGCCGACATCCTCGCCGCCGGCATCGCGGTTCCCGGCCCGGTGGACGCGAGCACGCGGCGCATCGTCTTGCCCTCGCGCATGCCGGGGTGGCACGACGCCGACGTGCGCGCGATCGTTGCCGAGCTGGCGGACATGGATTGCGTGGTGGAGAACGACGCGCGGGCGGCGGCGCTCGGCGAGGCGAGTGTGCGCGGCCCGGAACACCAGCCCCTGCTCTACATTAAGGCCGGCTCCGGGATTGGCGGCGCGCTGGTGATCGACGGCAAGATTTACACGGGCGGGATGGGAATTGCTGGCGACGTGTCCCATGCGCGCGTGGTGGAGGATTCGCCGTTTGTGTGCGGGTGCGGGAAGTCGGGCTGCTTGGAAACCGTGGCGTCGGGCGCGGCGATTCGCCGGGACGCGGCACCGTTCATGGAGCTGGGCTCGATGGCGGAGCTGGTGGAGGCGGGCCAGAATCAGTTCCCGCAGATCACCCAGCTGATCCGCAATTCGGGGATGCTGGTGGGCAAGGCGCTCGGGCCGCTGATTAGTTTCGTCAACCCCTGCGACGTGGTGGTGGGCGGCGCGATGAGCGAGCTGACCGCCTTCATGAACGCGTTTCGGGTTTCGCTGCTGGGTTCGGCGGTGCCGATGGCGACGGAACGGCTACGGATCGAGGCGGCGAGCCTGGGCGCGAATTCGGCGCTGACGGGGATAGCCCGCAGCGCCCATGACCTGGTGGTCAGCGCTCCGGTGCAGTGA
- a CDS encoding alpha-L-fucosidase has translation MDNTFEHRTGPADLAARTTYPAHEVPQWFTEAKLGFFIHLGIYSVPGWAYSRDPGCTTPPELAYDYHEYAEWYANTVRIPGSPCATWHEETFGVGTSYEDLAFSFAPSPENLANLVAALVAAGGRYIVPTTKHHDGFCLWDTATTPFSSVSRGGPDVISVVADATRAAGARLGLYFSGALDWHVSHFPPIRSDEDLFAFRRNDEAFARYAAGQLSELIDRFHPDLLWNDIDWPDAGKGPQEWGLSAILTRYLAEHEATINDRWGIPFHGYLTREYTQVDEPLPEMWESTRGLNRSFGYNRNDNPADRLSGAEAAWLLVDVASHGGNLLLNVGPRADGSLDPYQARVVAELGEWMGTYGRYIYASTPGPAPFSLLTAGATAYFVREGDPAGPPGAAAAAAGASAADPSRAFWLAPDGSRIPASCPAPASSFPVALIVER, from the coding sequence GTGGACAACACGTTTGAACATCGAACCGGGCCGGCGGACTTGGCCGCCCGCACCACCTACCCGGCACACGAGGTGCCGCAGTGGTTCACGGAGGCTAAGCTCGGCTTCTTTATCCACCTGGGCATCTATTCGGTGCCGGGTTGGGCCTATAGCCGCGATCCGGGATGCACGACGCCGCCCGAGCTGGCCTACGACTATCACGAGTACGCGGAGTGGTACGCCAACACGGTGCGCATCCCTGGCTCGCCGTGCGCGACGTGGCATGAGGAGACCTTCGGGGTGGGCACCAGCTACGAGGACCTCGCCTTTAGCTTCGCGCCCTCGCCGGAAAACCTGGCCAACCTGGTCGCTGCGCTGGTGGCGGCGGGCGGGCGCTACATCGTGCCGACCACGAAGCATCACGACGGCTTTTGTTTGTGGGACACGGCAACGACGCCGTTTTCCTCCGTCTCCCGTGGCGGCCCGGACGTCATCTCCGTGGTGGCGGACGCCACCCGGGCGGCCGGCGCCCGGCTCGGCCTGTACTTCTCCGGCGCGCTCGACTGGCACGTGTCCCACTTCCCGCCTATCCGCTCGGACGAGGACCTTTTCGCCTTTCGCCGCAACGACGAGGCCTTCGCCCGCTATGCCGCCGGCCAGCTGAGCGAGCTGATCGACCGCTTCCATCCGGACCTTTTGTGGAACGACATCGACTGGCCCGACGCCGGCAAGGGGCCGCAGGAGTGGGGTTTGTCCGCCATCCTCACCCGCTACCTGGCCGAGCACGAGGCCACGATCAACGACCGCTGGGGGATCCCCTTCCACGGCTACCTGACCCGCGAGTACACGCAGGTGGACGAGCCGCTTCCGGAAATGTGGGAGTCCACTCGCGGTCTGAACCGCTCGTTTGGGTACAACCGCAACGACAACCCCGCCGACCGGCTCAGCGGAGCCGAGGCGGCCTGGCTGCTTGTCGACGTCGCCTCCCACGGCGGCAACCTCCTGCTCAATGTGGGCCCGCGCGCCGACGGCTCGCTCGACCCGTATCAGGCCCGCGTGGTTGCCGAGCTCGGGGAGTGGATGGGGACCTACGGGCGCTACATCTACGCCTCTACGCCCGGGCCTGCGCCCTTCTCCCTGCTCACTGCGGGCGCGACGGCCTATTTCGTCCGCGAAGGCGACCCCGCCGGCCCGCCCGGCGCCGCCGCGGCTGCGGCCGGCGCCTCCGCCGCCGATCCTTCGCGCGCTTTCTGGCTCGCCCCGGACGGCAGCCGCATCCCGGCGTCGTGCCCGGCGCCGGCTTCCTCTTTCCCCGTCGCTCTCATCGTTGAAAGGTAA